A region from the Sutcliffiella horikoshii genome encodes:
- a CDS encoding replication terminator protein translates to MTKIINLSDFADGAVAERVNIELQKALENLADPNTDPKKARTITVKITMKGDDKRDLANVTVTANTKLAPAKDIETRIVLDRDGRGKVVGQELKSGAKGQTFVDDDGDVSSDTGEKIISFKKQGGSNQ, encoded by the coding sequence ATGACTAAAATTATCAATCTATCGGATTTTGCAGATGGTGCTGTAGCTGAAAGAGTGAACATCGAGTTGCAGAAGGCCCTGGAGAACCTTGCCGATCCAAATACGGATCCAAAGAAAGCGAGAACCATCACTGTAAAAATCACTATGAAAGGTGATGACAAACGAGACCTCGCCAATGTAACTGTCACTGCGAATACCAAACTAGCGCCGGCGAAAGATATTGAGACAAGGATTGTTCTAGATAGGGACGGCAGAGGAAAAGTAGTTGGTCAGGAATTGAAATCTGGAGCCAAAGGTCAAACATTTGTGGATGATGATGGAGATGTTTCATCTGACACAGGGGAAAAAATAATCAGCTTTAAAAAACAGGGAGGTAGTAATCAATGA
- the dnaB gene encoding replicative DNA helicase: MDLLPYEKPEAEQAVLGAILIQGDLIQETKLEADHFYQKSHQAIFNAMVSVDKANKAVDMVTVVTELGTSTEEIGGVSYLSSLADSVPTTANFRVYELMILEAYRIRRARMLGSKLSGVSSEEEMPKILQDLGNLQDSNATSNRTKTDILTEIFKDMSTPHDGMSGIDTGLKDLNDMTGGWQGGDLIIIGARPSMGKTAFALKLAMRNCHHHGVSNIFSLEMGDKSLVQRMLSSISNVNLKKWKNPFHDFTPDDHKKIASAIGTYEKWQMNIHDKPGITVYEIKAAVRKAIREQPDKKHLVIIDYLQLMQPVGKFERHDLAIGHMSKELKQMAREFNIPVIVLSQLSRAVENRHDKRPMMSDIRESGSVEQDADIIGFLYRDDYYDKESESKNITEIILAKHRNGPTGTVQAAFIKEYGVFLNLDRRLHDHQS, encoded by the coding sequence ATGGATCTACTACCTTACGAAAAGCCAGAAGCAGAACAGGCGGTATTGGGCGCCATCTTGATACAAGGCGACCTCATCCAAGAAACGAAACTAGAAGCAGACCATTTTTATCAGAAGTCCCATCAAGCAATCTTCAATGCGATGGTATCTGTGGATAAGGCAAATAAAGCTGTGGATATGGTCACAGTGGTAACGGAATTAGGAACGTCTACAGAGGAAATTGGAGGGGTAAGTTACCTTTCCTCCCTAGCCGATTCAGTCCCGACAACAGCAAATTTCAGAGTGTATGAGCTAATGATTTTAGAGGCCTATCGCATTCGGAGAGCAAGAATGCTGGGGTCTAAGTTATCCGGCGTCTCGAGCGAAGAAGAAATGCCTAAAATTCTACAGGATCTTGGGAACTTACAAGATAGTAACGCAACCTCTAACCGTACCAAAACAGATATTCTGACAGAAATCTTCAAGGATATGAGCACGCCGCATGATGGAATGTCAGGAATAGATACCGGATTGAAAGATTTAAATGACATGACAGGAGGATGGCAGGGTGGAGATTTAATCATCATCGGAGCACGGCCGAGTATGGGTAAAACTGCTTTCGCACTCAAACTTGCCATGAGGAATTGTCATCACCATGGGGTATCCAATATTTTTTCCCTCGAGATGGGGGATAAGAGCTTGGTTCAAAGGATGCTATCGAGCATCTCTAACGTAAATCTGAAAAAGTGGAAAAATCCGTTCCATGACTTTACACCGGATGATCATAAAAAAATTGCCAGTGCCATAGGGACATATGAAAAATGGCAGATGAATATTCATGATAAACCGGGCATTACAGTTTATGAGATTAAGGCCGCGGTTAGAAAAGCAATTCGGGAGCAACCAGATAAGAAGCATCTTGTGATCATCGACTACCTGCAGCTCATGCAACCGGTCGGGAAATTCGAACGGCATGATCTGGCAATTGGGCATATGTCAAAAGAATTAAAGCAGATGGCGCGTGAATTCAATATCCCCGTAATCGTCCTGTCCCAGTTGAGCCGGGCTGTAGAAAACAGGCATGATAAACGCCCGATGATGTCTGATATACGTGAATCGGGAAGTGTCGAGCAGGATGCAGATATCATCGGTTTTCTATACCGTGACGATTATTATGATAAAGAATCAGAGAGCAAGAACATCACCGAAATCATCCTTGCCAAGCACCGGAACGGTCCAACAGGGACTGTCCAGGCAGCCTTCATCAAAGAATATGGTGTTTTTCTTAATCTGGATAGGAGGCTTCATGATCATCAATCATGA
- a CDS encoding replicative helicase loader/inhibitor encodes MTEEQSLEILEHIAAAYDHFKLSEKRVNVWSEQLKNMDFKGVLHNLNKHIGTKKFPPTIADIAAKLPEKNKFLEEQKDWRQEVQHARASGNQKTFMDYLSPDIKAKYQPLIQEEK; translated from the coding sequence GTGACAGAAGAACAAAGCTTGGAAATATTGGAGCATATCGCAGCAGCCTATGACCACTTTAAGTTAAGCGAAAAACGCGTCAACGTCTGGAGCGAACAATTAAAAAACATGGATTTCAAAGGAGTTCTGCATAATCTCAATAAGCACATCGGTACCAAGAAGTTTCCGCCAACCATCGCGGACATTGCGGCCAAACTACCAGAGAAGAATAAGTTTTTGGAAGAGCAGAAGGACTGGCGCCAAGAGGTACAGCATGCAAGGGCATCAGGCAACCAGAAAACTTTTATGGATTATCTTTCACCAGATATCAAGGCGAAATACCAACCGTTGATCCAGGAGGAAAAATAA
- a CDS encoding DnaD domain-containing protein, whose protein sequence is MSYPEEITAFYDQLETNPLSSSAIALWYALVYNKMKVGKLEKFSVARSILMERSGLKLGAFKKARNELMSKNYIQMEPRTGGQSSVYHLPLWSKYDQEKPLGSNSDQGSSQGSDQEKPLGSNSDQGSSQDSSQGSDPLYRQIDRKIDRQDEPKSKSTWSEILEEWKTVFGFDIKPNHAERLGTYIDHDGMAESLILEGIERVRQSDKKVMNYLWTTLSNWAKANVKTIADLQMYERQRSDGEGGAPFSKKQSNLDFLAEYKRKRGIGT, encoded by the coding sequence ATGAGCTATCCAGAAGAGATAACAGCATTTTATGACCAACTAGAAACCAATCCCTTGTCATCGTCGGCAATAGCATTGTGGTATGCACTTGTGTACAACAAAATGAAAGTCGGGAAATTAGAGAAGTTCTCTGTAGCTAGGTCCATTCTTATGGAAAGGTCGGGCTTAAAATTAGGAGCTTTTAAGAAAGCTAGAAATGAATTAATGAGTAAGAATTACATCCAAATGGAACCAAGAACTGGTGGTCAATCTTCTGTTTACCATCTACCTCTATGGTCAAAATATGACCAAGAAAAACCCCTTGGGTCAAATAGTGACCAAGGTAGTAGCCAGGGTAGTGACCAAGAAAAACCTCTTGGGTCAAATAGTGACCAAGGCAGTAGCCAAGATAGTAGCCAAGGTAGTGACCCATTATATAGACAGATAGATAGAAAGATAGATAGACAAGACGAACCGAAATCAAAATCCACTTGGAGTGAAATTTTGGAGGAATGGAAAACCGTCTTTGGTTTCGACATCAAACCAAACCATGCTGAGCGCCTAGGAACTTACATAGATCATGACGGCATGGCAGAATCGTTAATACTCGAAGGAATTGAACGAGTACGGCAATCGGACAAGAAGGTCATGAATTACCTTTGGACCACTTTATCCAACTGGGCTAAGGCTAATGTCAAGACCATTGCTGACTTACAAATGTACGAGAGGCAACGGTCGGACGGAGAAGGAGGAGCACCTTTCTCCAAGAAACAAAGCAATTTGGATTTTCTTGCTGAATACAAGCGAAAGAGAGGCATCGGGACTTAA
- a CDS encoding phage antirepressor → MNQLQQVFQFGMNQVRTVVQGEEIFFVAKDVAEVLGYTNPQKAIRDHCKRVNETFIPTNGGDQLTKVISERDVYRLVMRSKLPSAEKFEEWIVSEVLPSIRKHGGYLTPEKVEEALLNPDTLIRLATNLKVEQEKRLAAENMVLEKNKVIATQYKNLQEQRPKVIFADAVGASRTSILVGELAKLLKQNGIETGQKRLFHWLRDNGYLIRRKGTDFNMPTQRSMEMGLFEIKETSITHNYGHISISKTPKVSGKGQVYFINKLIAAEIKTS, encoded by the coding sequence ATGAATCAATTACAGCAAGTTTTCCAATTTGGAATGAACCAAGTTAGAACCGTGGTTCAAGGGGAAGAAATCTTTTTTGTAGCAAAGGACGTTGCCGAGGTCTTAGGTTATACCAATCCACAAAAAGCCATCAGGGATCATTGTAAACGAGTGAACGAAACGTTCATACCCACCAATGGAGGAGATCAGCTGACGAAGGTGATATCTGAACGCGATGTGTACCGCCTGGTGATGCGTTCCAAACTACCAAGTGCTGAGAAGTTTGAAGAATGGATTGTAAGTGAAGTTTTACCGTCGATTAGAAAACATGGCGGATACTTAACTCCGGAAAAGGTGGAAGAAGCGCTATTAAATCCTGACACCCTCATTCGTTTAGCTACCAATCTTAAAGTGGAACAGGAAAAACGTTTGGCTGCTGAAAACATGGTGTTAGAAAAGAACAAGGTGATTGCAACCCAATACAAGAATTTGCAAGAACAGCGCCCTAAGGTAATTTTCGCCGATGCAGTAGGAGCCTCCAGAACTTCTATTCTGGTTGGAGAACTAGCCAAGTTGTTGAAGCAGAATGGCATTGAAACAGGACAGAAACGATTGTTCCACTGGTTACGAGATAACGGTTATCTTATCCGAAGAAAAGGAACAGACTTTAATATGCCAACACAGAGAAGCATGGAAATGGGCCTGTTTGAAATTAAGGAAACGTCCATTACTCACAACTACGGTCATATTAGCATCAGCAAAACCCCAAAGGTCTCCGGTAAGGGGCAAGTGTATTTCATTAATAAGCTCATTGCCGCGGAGATAAAAACATCATGA
- a CDS encoding helix-turn-helix transcriptional regulator, translated as MKNRIKYLRKSEGFDLTQQQLAEALNVSRQTIVSIENGGNTTAELMLRIANFFDKDPRDIFFASDVVHVEQKQNQII; from the coding sequence TTGAAAAATAGAATCAAATACCTTAGAAAAAGCGAGGGGTTTGACCTTACACAACAACAGTTAGCCGAAGCCTTGAATGTTTCTAGACAAACAATTGTATCGATTGAGAACGGTGGAAATACTACTGCAGAATTAATGTTAAGAATTGCAAATTTCTTTGACAAAGACCCACGTGATATTTTTTTTGCAAGTGATGTCGTACATGTCGAACAAAAGCAGAACCAAATAATTTAA
- a CDS encoding helix-turn-helix domain-containing protein, with amino-acid sequence MNELGNLLRNLRGKESLRSVGERTGLSHSYISDIENGYRRGTKKPIHPSADTLQRLAKAYKYPVNRLLQVAGYMEMENEDLKPESENESLFFFDKEDITPEEMEELKKYLEFMRMKAKQENEKKD; translated from the coding sequence ATGAATGAACTAGGAAATTTACTAAGAAATTTAAGGGGAAAAGAATCACTTAGATCCGTCGGTGAACGAACAGGCCTGAGTCATTCCTATATATCTGATATAGAAAATGGTTATAGAAGAGGAACAAAAAAACCTATTCATCCTTCTGCAGATACCCTACAACGTTTGGCTAAAGCTTATAAATATCCTGTTAATCGTTTACTTCAGGTAGCAGGATATATGGAAATGGAAAACGAGGACCTTAAACCAGAATCCGAAAACGAATCCTTATTCTTTTTTGACAAGGAAGATATAACACCAGAGGAAATGGAAGAGCTGAAGAAGTATCTGGAGTTCATGAGGATGAAGGCAAAGCAGGAGAATGAGAAAAAAGATTAA
- a CDS encoding ImmA/IrrE family metallo-endopeptidase yields the protein MNSYSPMPLEIAISNLFKRLQIFKPEQISEKKIARDLRIFLTTKPIRSVCYENGRFQSINIDQRLPVEMQREQFYHELCHLLRHSGWQLGIMPRDFHDLQEWDARNFVRYAAIPYHMLQFIDIDDPYVVDNMASVFKVTHELCQERLEQLQRRVHCAGL from the coding sequence GTGAATAGCTACTCGCCGATGCCATTGGAAATAGCAATATCGAATTTATTTAAAAGGCTACAAATATTTAAGCCGGAGCAAATTTCAGAAAAGAAGATTGCACGAGACTTAAGAATATTCCTTACAACAAAGCCGATAAGATCCGTCTGCTACGAGAACGGACGGTTCCAATCCATAAACATTGACCAACGATTACCAGTAGAAATGCAACGTGAACAATTTTATCATGAACTATGCCATCTACTACGGCATAGCGGTTGGCAGTTGGGAATCATGCCGAGAGATTTTCATGATCTGCAGGAATGGGATGCAAGGAATTTTGTACGGTATGCTGCCATTCCTTATCACATGCTGCAGTTTATAGACATAGATGATCCGTATGTCGTTGATAATATGGCTAGTGTGTTCAAAGTAACTCATGAACTATGCCAAGAAAGATTGGAACAACTTCAAAGGAGGGTACACTGTGCCGGTTTATAA
- a CDS encoding site-specific integrase encodes MPVYKDKERDTWYYKTRYKDMYGKSKQKLKRGFRKRREAVLAEADFLASIQDAFSDNVTLDEVFEHNISYKSYKDKTIRRRTHEYNRHIKPRFGHLKLKDITTQQVLEFQRYLSDELKSLESARTIFANFKVLINHAKKFFNLRRDPTLQVPAMPRGKKKVDFIKREEFDVRVEAIDMHYYKEMTILMFYTGLRIGEAMAIKWVDVNLDNREIDINKAWSLNEKKEGSVKTAASEAVIPIPRVVVDMLTTIKKESSEKIYGFNENYYVFGGMKPYHYNHYHKKYKDVFPDLRIHSLRHSFAAYLINKGVDIYLVKELMRHENIKETADTYGHLYVERKHSAMSVFDEILEGNGIIPVS; translated from the coding sequence GTGCCGGTTTATAAAGATAAAGAAAGAGACACCTGGTACTACAAGACGAGATATAAAGATATGTACGGAAAAAGTAAGCAAAAATTAAAAAGAGGATTTAGAAAGAGAAGAGAGGCGGTTCTTGCCGAAGCTGATTTTTTGGCGAGCATACAAGATGCCTTTTCGGATAATGTTACGCTGGATGAAGTATTTGAGCATAACATCAGTTACAAAAGCTATAAAGACAAAACGATTCGTAGACGCACCCACGAATACAACCGGCATATCAAGCCGAGGTTCGGCCATCTTAAATTAAAAGACATTACTACTCAACAAGTATTGGAATTCCAACGATATCTTTCAGATGAGTTAAAATCATTGGAAAGTGCAAGGACCATATTTGCCAATTTTAAAGTCCTAATTAATCATGCGAAGAAGTTCTTCAATTTGCGTCGGGATCCCACGCTCCAAGTTCCAGCAATGCCTCGTGGAAAAAAGAAAGTAGATTTTATTAAACGTGAAGAGTTTGATGTTCGTGTTGAGGCTATTGATATGCACTACTACAAAGAAATGACAATCCTCATGTTTTATACTGGGCTTCGGATTGGAGAAGCAATGGCCATAAAGTGGGTGGACGTAAACTTAGATAATAGAGAAATTGACATTAATAAAGCCTGGAGTTTAAATGAAAAGAAAGAAGGATCTGTGAAAACAGCAGCTAGCGAAGCAGTTATCCCCATCCCTAGAGTGGTTGTGGATATGTTGACAACTATAAAAAAAGAATCCTCTGAAAAAATTTATGGATTCAATGAGAATTACTATGTGTTTGGCGGTATGAAACCATACCATTACAATCACTATCACAAAAAATATAAAGATGTTTTCCCAGATCTTCGGATCCATTCTCTCAGGCACAGTTTTGCAGCGTATCTAATCAATAAAGGAGTGGATATCTACCTGGTGAAGGAGCTCATGCGTCATGAGAATATAAAAGAAACAGCCGACACTTACGGCCACTTATATGTGGAACGTAAGCATTCGGCTATGAGTGTTTTTGATGAAATTTTAGAGGGAAATGGTATCATTCCAGTATCATAA
- the sufB gene encoding Fe-S cluster assembly protein SufB, producing the protein MAKKMPEIGDYKYGFKDKDVSIFRSGRGLTKEIVEEISRMKEEPQWMLDFRLKSLEHFYNMPMPQWGGDLNSLNFDEITYYVKPSEKSERSWDEVPEEIKQTFDKLGIPEAEQKYLAGVSAQYESEVVYHNMQEDLEDLGVVFKDTDTALKENEDIFREHFAKVIPPTDNKFSALNSAVWSGGSFIYVPKGVKVETPLQAYFRINSENMGQFERTLIIVDEGAHVHYVEGCTAPVYTTNSLHSAVVEIIIKKDAYCRYTTIQNWANNVYNLVTKRAVCEANATMEWIDGNIGSKLTMKYPAVILKGEGARGMTLSIALAGKGQHQDAGAKMIHLAPNTSSTIVSKSISKQGGKVTYRGIVHFGKKASGARSNIECDTLIMDNQSTSDTIPYNEVFNDNVSLEHEAKVSKVSEEQLFYLMSRGLSEEEATEMIVMGFIEPFTKELPMEYAVEMNRLIKFEMEGSIG; encoded by the coding sequence ATGGCGAAAAAAATGCCTGAAATCGGCGATTACAAGTATGGTTTTAAGGACAAAGACGTTTCCATTTTCCGTTCCGGCCGTGGTCTTACGAAAGAGATCGTTGAAGAAATCTCTCGTATGAAGGAAGAGCCTCAATGGATGTTGGATTTCCGTCTTAAATCATTAGAACATTTCTATAACATGCCAATGCCACAATGGGGCGGCGATTTGAACAGCTTGAACTTTGATGAAATTACGTATTACGTAAAACCGTCTGAGAAGTCTGAGCGTTCTTGGGATGAAGTACCTGAAGAGATCAAGCAGACGTTTGACAAATTAGGTATCCCTGAAGCAGAACAAAAGTATCTTGCAGGTGTATCTGCTCAGTATGAATCTGAGGTTGTATACCACAACATGCAAGAAGACTTAGAAGATCTTGGTGTAGTGTTTAAAGACACAGACACCGCGTTAAAAGAAAATGAAGACATCTTCCGTGAGCACTTCGCGAAGGTAATCCCGCCGACAGACAATAAGTTCTCTGCACTGAACTCTGCAGTATGGTCTGGTGGATCTTTCATCTATGTACCAAAAGGTGTGAAAGTGGAAACTCCACTACAAGCATACTTCCGAATCAACTCTGAGAACATGGGTCAATTCGAGCGTACGCTTATCATCGTAGACGAAGGCGCACACGTACACTATGTAGAAGGCTGTACAGCACCTGTTTACACAACAAACTCCCTTCACAGTGCGGTAGTAGAAATCATCATCAAGAAAGATGCTTACTGCCGTTACACGACGATTCAAAACTGGGCGAACAATGTATACAACCTAGTTACGAAGCGTGCAGTGTGTGAAGCTAATGCAACAATGGAATGGATTGATGGTAACATCGGTTCCAAATTAACGATGAAATACCCAGCGGTTATCCTTAAAGGTGAAGGCGCTCGTGGTATGACTCTTTCCATCGCATTAGCTGGTAAAGGCCAACACCAAGATGCAGGTGCGAAAATGATCCACCTTGCACCAAACACGTCTTCCACAATCGTTTCTAAATCCATCTCCAAGCAAGGTGGTAAAGTAACATACCGTGGAATCGTACACTTTGGTAAAAAAGCTTCCGGCGCACGCTCTAACATCGAGTGTGACACGCTAATCATGGATAACCAGTCTACTTCTGATACGATCCCTTATAACGAAGTGTTTAACGACAATGTTTCTCTTGAGCACGAAGCGAAGGTATCCAAAGTATCCGAAGAGCAACTGTTCTATCTAATGAGCCGTGGCCTTTCTGAAGAAGAAGCAACAGAAATGATCGTAATGGGCTTCATCGAGCCATTCACAAAAGAACTACCAATGGAATACGCAGTAGAAATGAACCGTCTGATCAAGTTTGAGATGGAAGGTTCTATAGGATAA
- the sufU gene encoding Fe-S cluster assembly sulfur transfer protein SufU — MSFNNLDTLYRQVIMDHYKNPRNKGTIESDSITVDMNNPTCGDRIHLTLQVEDGKVADAKFDGEGCSISMASASMMTQAVKGLEVEKALELSQIFYDIMLGKEYDDEAMDLGDLEALQGVAKFPARIKCATLAWKAMEKGVKSE; from the coding sequence ATGTCTTTTAATAATTTAGATACTCTCTATCGTCAAGTGATTATGGATCATTATAAAAATCCGCGCAACAAAGGGACAATAGAGTCTGACAGCATCACTGTCGACATGAATAACCCTACATGCGGTGACCGCATCCATTTGACACTTCAAGTGGAAGATGGAAAAGTGGCGGATGCAAAGTTCGATGGCGAAGGATGTTCCATTTCCATGGCATCTGCATCCATGATGACCCAAGCGGTAAAAGGGTTAGAAGTGGAAAAGGCGCTTGAGCTATCCCAGATCTTTTATGATATTATGTTAGGCAAAGAGTACGATGACGAAGCGATGGACTTAGGGGATCTCGAAGCACTTCAAGGTGTGGCGAAGTTCCCGGCACGTATTAAATGTGCCACTCTTGCATGGAAAGCCATGGAAAAGGGAGTCAAATCGGAATAA
- a CDS encoding cysteine desulfurase, translating into MNIQEIRQQFPILHQEVNGNPLVYLDSAATSQKPLAVIEALEKYYKGYNSNVHRGVHTLGTRATDGYEGARDKVKNFINASHREEIVFTRGTTTALNLVAGSYARANLKEGDEIVITYMEHHSNIIPWQQAAKATGATLKYIPLTEDGSLSLSDVEATITENTKIVSIMQVSNVLGTINPIKEIAEIAHKNGAIMVVDGAQSTPHMKVDVQDLDCDFFALSGHKMGAPTGIGALYGKKDLLENMEPIEFGGEMIDFVGLQESTWKELPWKFEGGTPIIAGAIGLGAAIDFLEQVGMDNILAHEHKLADYAMNRMSEIEGITIYGPQKRAGLVTFNIDDVHPHDVATVLDAEGIAVRAGHHCAQPLMKYLNVSSTARASFYLYNTEEEIDKLVASLVKTKEYFSNVF; encoded by the coding sequence ATGAATATCCAGGAGATACGTCAGCAGTTTCCGATTTTGCATCAAGAGGTCAATGGAAATCCGCTTGTGTATCTGGATAGTGCTGCTACATCTCAAAAACCGCTTGCGGTTATTGAGGCGTTGGAGAAGTACTATAAAGGGTATAACTCCAATGTTCATCGAGGAGTTCATACTTTGGGTACGAGAGCGACAGACGGTTACGAAGGTGCACGTGATAAGGTGAAGAACTTTATCAACGCGTCCCACAGAGAAGAAATAGTCTTCACTCGTGGAACAACGACCGCTCTAAACCTTGTAGCTGGGAGCTATGCACGCGCTAACCTGAAGGAAGGCGACGAAATAGTTATCACTTACATGGAGCATCATAGTAATATCATTCCATGGCAACAGGCGGCAAAAGCCACTGGTGCTACTTTAAAATATATCCCACTGACAGAGGACGGAAGCCTGTCCTTATCAGATGTGGAAGCTACCATTACGGAAAACACGAAAATTGTTTCCATCATGCAAGTTTCTAACGTATTAGGAACCATCAACCCGATTAAGGAGATCGCTGAAATTGCCCATAAAAACGGTGCAATCATGGTGGTCGACGGTGCCCAGAGTACACCGCACATGAAAGTAGATGTGCAGGATTTAGACTGTGACTTCTTCGCATTGTCCGGTCATAAAATGGGTGCTCCAACGGGTATCGGTGCACTTTACGGGAAAAAGGATTTGCTTGAGAACATGGAACCAATTGAGTTCGGTGGGGAAATGATTGATTTTGTCGGACTGCAGGAATCCACTTGGAAGGAGCTGCCTTGGAAGTTTGAAGGAGGTACCCCGATTATTGCGGGTGCGATTGGACTTGGAGCAGCAATTGACTTCCTGGAGCAGGTGGGAATGGACAATATCCTTGCCCATGAACATAAGCTTGCAGATTATGCGATGAACCGCATGTCCGAAATTGAAGGAATCACGATTTACGGTCCGCAAAAAAGAGCGGGACTTGTTACATTCAATATAGACGACGTACATCCACATGATGTAGCTACAGTGTTGGATGCTGAAGGAATTGCTGTTCGTGCGGGACATCACTGTGCACAGCCATTAATGAAGTATTTAAACGTTTCTTCCACTGCACGTGCTAGTTTTTACCTGTACAACACAGAGGAAGAAATTGATAAGCTAGTAGCATCATTAGTGAAAACAAAGGAGTACTTTAGTAATGTCTTTTAA
- the sufD gene encoding Fe-S cluster assembly protein SufD — protein sequence MTLETKLPFDQDYLTNYSKESGEPQWLLDLRLQAYSLAEELPLPKPDKTKITNWNFTNFQKHTVETSITSLDQLPEDVKALVDGENIYVQVDNTPVVSTVKEELKAQGVIFTDIITAAKEHSDLVKKYFMQDGVKVDEHKLSALHAALMNGGAFLYVPKNVVIEEPIQAIYLQDQAEAVFNHVLIVAEDNSAVTYVENYLSNNDGEGSIFNIVTEVIANGNSKVQYGAVDNLGKGVTTYVNRRGVVGRDATLEWALGLMNDGDTISENVTNLLGDGSVGDTKTVVVGRGEQKQNFTTKVVHFGKNSDGQILKHGVMKDSASSVFNGIGKIEHGASKSNAEQESRVLMLSEKARGDANPILLIDEDDVTAGHAASAGRIDPLQLYYLMSRGISKKEAERLVIHGFLAPVVNQLPIESVKNQLIDVIERKVK from the coding sequence ATGACGTTAGAGACGAAATTACCGTTTGATCAAGACTACCTCACTAACTACTCCAAAGAGTCAGGGGAGCCTCAGTGGCTGTTAGATCTTCGCTTACAAGCTTATTCCTTGGCAGAAGAGCTGCCATTACCTAAGCCGGATAAGACGAAGATTACAAACTGGAATTTTACAAACTTCCAGAAGCACACTGTAGAAACTTCCATTACTTCTTTGGACCAATTGCCTGAAGACGTAAAGGCGTTAGTAGATGGAGAAAATATATATGTTCAAGTGGATAACACACCAGTTGTATCCACTGTGAAAGAAGAATTAAAAGCACAAGGCGTTATCTTTACAGATATCATCACTGCTGCAAAAGAGCACAGTGACCTTGTGAAAAAATACTTCATGCAAGACGGTGTAAAAGTAGATGAGCACAAGCTGTCCGCTTTACACGCTGCACTAATGAACGGCGGAGCATTCCTTTATGTTCCGAAGAACGTTGTTATTGAAGAACCGATCCAAGCGATCTACCTTCAAGACCAAGCAGAAGCTGTGTTCAACCACGTATTGATCGTGGCAGAAGACAATAGTGCGGTTACTTATGTAGAGAACTATCTGTCCAACAACGATGGCGAAGGTTCCATCTTCAACATCGTGACGGAAGTTATCGCTAACGGAAACTCTAAAGTTCAATACGGTGCTGTAGACAACCTTGGAAAAGGTGTGACAACTTACGTAAACCGCCGCGGAGTCGTTGGACGTGACGCGACACTTGAGTGGGCACTTGGCCTGATGAATGATGGCGACACTATCTCTGAGAACGTAACAAACCTTTTGGGTGACGGCTCTGTTGGAGATACAAAAACAGTGGTAGTTGGACGTGGAGAGCAAAAGCAAAACTTTACAACGAAGGTTGTACATTTTGGCAAAAACTCTGACGGTCAAATCCTTAAGCACGGTGTGATGAAAGACAGCGCAAGCTCTGTTTTCAACGGAATCGGTAAAATTGAGCACGGTGCATCCAAGTCTAATGCCGAGCAGGAATCCCGCGTGTTAATGCTTAGTGAAAAAGCTCGTGGAGACGCTAACCCTATTCTTCTAATTGATGAAGATGATGTAACAGCAGGTCACGCAGCATCAGCGGGTCGCATCGATCCACTTCAGCTTTACTACCTGATGAGCCGCGGAATTTCCAAGAAGGAAGCGGAGCGCTTAGTAATCCACGGATTCTTGGCACCTGTAGTAAATCAATTGCCAATCGAGTCGGTTAAGAACCAATTGATTGATGTAATTGAAAGGAAAGTGAAGTAA